Proteins from one Streptomyces sp. NBC_00289 genomic window:
- a CDS encoding DUF397 domain-containing protein: MEHALNWQKSTFSGGGEGNTCVEVAATPTAVQLRESDSPAVELTTDIAPLAHLIRGLKSGSAVRVRVCPGATPR, from the coding sequence ATGGAGCACGCTTTGAACTGGCAGAAGTCCACGTTTTCCGGCGGCGGCGAGGGAAACACCTGCGTCGAGGTCGCCGCCACCCCCACCGCCGTCCAACTCCGTGAGAGCGACAGCCCCGCCGTCGAACTCACCACCGACATCGCACCCTTGGCGCATCTCATACGGGGGCTGAAGTCGGGGTCGGCCGTCAGAGTTCGCGTGTGCCCCGGCGCCACACCCCGCTGA